A stretch of DNA from Shewanella sediminis HAW-EB3:
GCACCCTGATCATGTCGCCTAATGTGACGAGAATGACATTAGGTAGACTGGCAAGTGTCGCGGCATGGTCGATACGCTCTTTAGGCATGATACAAACCGGGCATCCGGGCCCATGGATGAACTTAATGTTCTCAGGCAAGAGCTGATTCAAACCATATTTCATGATGGTGTGAGTATGTCCACCGCACACTTCCATGATGTTAATGGGTTCTGAACATTTTGCCGCTTCTATGGCGATCATCTCCGCCAGTTTAGCAATGGTTTTAGGGTCTCTGAACCCTTGGTAAAGTGATTTCAGTGCTAACATTCAACTACTCCGCCGCGGCCATTTTTTCGACTATTTCGTTATAAAGCTCGATGCTCTCTAAGGCATCGGCTTTATCGATTTTATTCATGACGAATCCGATGTGGATCAAGACATAGTCACCAATTTCCAGGGGCTCAGGCATCAGGTGTGCGCTGACTTTTCTCTTTACGCCCATGGTTTCAACTGTGACGCTTTGCTCCTCTTCGTGAAGCTCAACGACCTGAGAAGGAATAGATAAACACATGGTTACGCTCCTTTACGGTGAGTTTTTAGCCAGTTAGCAACTTGAGTCATCGAGTCGCCATCCTTAATAGAGACCTCAATGACCTCAACTTCAGGATTGAGCTTCTTAACCTGTGCGCGGGCTTCCTCGACACTGAAATCAAAATAGGGGAGTAGGTCGCACTTTGTGATCAAGATAAGATCGGCGCGTCGGAACATAACCGGATACTTCTCAACTTTATCATCGCCTTCAGGTACCGATACCAGGACGACATTGAGGTGGGTACCCACATCATACGAGGCCGGGCAGACGAGGTTACCGACGTTTTCCACGAAGCAGATATCGAGATCGTTGAGTTCAACATGATGCAGGGCACCATGGACCATAAAGGCATCGAGGTGACAAGCCGAGCCGGTTTGGATCTGATAAGCGTCGATCCCTTTGGCTTTTAATCTGTCAGCATCGCGCGATGTTTCGAGATCGCCTTCGATAACAGCATATTTGAGATCTGTGTATTCATGGAGATTTTCAAGCAAAGTTGTCTTACCGCTACCCGGGCTACTCATTAAGTTGAAGGCCGTGACGCCATTAGCTTCAAAATGTTCTCTGTTATGGGCGGCTTCAATATCATTTTTATCGAGTATTTTATGGATAACCGCTAAGGTTTTCTTATCATTCAGTTGGGGATTACTATGTAGATCGCCGTGAGTGTGATGTTCATGGTCATGGGAATGCTCGCCATGGGAGGGACGAGTCAGTGAACAGCCGCAATCTTTACACATTGTTGTACTCCATTTTTAGTCCTGATGTTAAATAATGTCTGAAAATGTGAAAATTTCTTTGATTCCCATCAGGTCAGTTATTGATTCTTGTTGTTTTGGTCGTTATTTGTGATGCAAGCCATACCAGAGCTGGCCTAGTGCAATACCACCATCGTTAATCGGAACATGATGGGGCATTAAACGCTTACTACCTTGCTCGTTTAGCTTTGTGATACATAGCTCAGAGAGATACCGGTTTTGAAAGACACCGCCAGATAACACCACCGGCAGGGGTGAGTGTTGTTTTGCAAGTTTGGCGACGGCATCGCCCAGGCTATTCATAAATCCACGTGCAATAGCACAGACTCTCTGTTCAGTTAATGTCTCTTGGGTTACGCTGGAGACTAACTGCTTAAACAGGGTATCGAGGTGCCACATGCCATCGATAACAGGTAGTGAGTAACAAAACTCCTCGGTTGCTATGTGATCGTCGAATCGATTGGCCGCCGCTTCGAGTAACATACCGGCCTGGCCCTCAAATTGGTTTTTCTCTATCAAGCCCAGTAGTACGGCGACCGCATCGAAAATACGACCGATAGAAGAGGTTTCGATGCAGCGACTCTTGCTCTGCCAAATTTTATGCAGATTCTCTATGAGTCTTGGGTCGGTTTTAGTCAAAATGGGCAGTGAAAGAGCACCAAGTTCCTCTAAGGAGTACTGCTGAAACAGGATTGCCAGCAGCAAACGTTTCGGATCCTTAATTGCCTGTTCTCCACCTATTAGCATAAAAGGTTTAATGTGGCAGACTCGTTCGAAGCCATTCACATCGGCGATAAGCGCCTCGCCACCCCATAAGGACTGGTCGTCACCAAGACCGGTTCCATCGAAGCTAAAACCGAGTACCTTATCCTTAACCTGATTGACGGCCATGACACTGAGTATATGGGCATGATGATGCTGTATTTCTAACTGTTTAACTCCCTCGTTCAGTTCGATAAAGCGCTGCGCCCATTTAGAGGGGGCGTAGTCAGGATGTTTATCCCGGATAACGGTTTTAGGGCTAAATTGATACAGGCGTTTAAAGGTGGCCAATGTATGTTCAAAATAGCTTTCGGCTTCTAAGCTAAACAGATCGCCGATATGGGGACTTAATACCATTTTGTCGGCGAATCCAAAGGCGATAGAATTCTTTTGCTGTGCACCTACAGCGAGCTGATGCGACGCACTGCCTGTGGGATTGCGTATGCTCAATGGCGCGAAGCCACGGGCCAGACGCAACACCTGAACCTCATCGCCGATACATTGAATGACACTGTCATCACAGGCGTTGATGATGGGACGGTTATGATCCAGAATTGAATCTACCACCTCAGAAAGCTGAGCGATGATCTCTTTCCCATCACAAATTATCGGTTCACCGCTGCGATTAGCACTGGTGGCTACGATAGGAATATCTAACTCTTTGAGAAGCAGGGAATGCAGAGGCGTGTAGGGTAAAAACACCCCTAACTTATCGATTCCTGGCGCGA
This window harbors:
- the hypF gene encoding carbamoyltransferase HypF, whose product is MIETRENNTLSSLQPNSAVRVEIIVTGIVQGVGFRPFVYRYAKDEELCGFVLNNGQGVTIEVQGKWRNIESFIARFDTSPPPLARIDTLSSKPIAIVDDCQDFIIVASDGNTSAVVAVSPDKSCCSACLEEINAPDNRHYRYPFTNCTNCGPRYTLIKALPYDRKHTSMASFAMCSRCEASYLDPMDRRYHAQPVSCPQCGPQLSLLSSDGDIVSHADMALTETVQRLLQGEIVAIKGLGGFHLVCDATNHDAVQRLRERKRRPGKPLAVMVSSLEMAKSIVTGSQFEWDQLTSIERPITIMTKNRSNTVNLSPAIAPGIDKLGVFLPYTPLHSLLLKELDIPIVATSANRSGEPIICDGKEIIAQLSEVVDSILDHNRPIINACDDSVIQCIGDEVQVLRLARGFAPLSIRNPTGSASHQLAVGAQQKNSIAFGFADKMVLSPHIGDLFSLEAESYFEHTLATFKRLYQFSPKTVIRDKHPDYAPSKWAQRFIELNEGVKQLEIQHHHAHILSVMAVNQVKDKVLGFSFDGTGLGDDQSLWGGEALIADVNGFERVCHIKPFMLIGGEQAIKDPKRLLLAILFQQYSLEELGALSLPILTKTDPRLIENLHKIWQSKSRCIETSSIGRIFDAVAVLLGLIEKNQFEGQAGMLLEAAANRFDDHIATEEFCYSLPVIDGMWHLDTLFKQLVSSVTQETLTEQRVCAIARGFMNSLGDAVAKLAKQHSPLPVVLSGGVFQNRYLSELCITKLNEQGSKRLMPHHVPINDGGIALGQLWYGLHHK
- the hypB gene encoding hydrogenase nickel incorporation protein HypB, with the translated sequence MCKDCGCSLTRPSHGEHSHDHEHHTHGDLHSNPQLNDKKTLAVIHKILDKNDIEAAHNREHFEANGVTAFNLMSSPGSGKTTLLENLHEYTDLKYAVIEGDLETSRDADRLKAKGIDAYQIQTGSACHLDAFMVHGALHHVELNDLDICFVENVGNLVCPASYDVGTHLNVVLVSVPEGDDKVEKYPVMFRRADLILITKCDLLPYFDFSVEEARAQVKKLNPEVEVIEVSIKDGDSMTQVANWLKTHRKGA
- a CDS encoding HypC/HybG/HupF family hydrogenase formation chaperone; protein product: MCLSIPSQVVELHEEEQSVTVETMGVKRKVSAHLMPEPLEIGDYVLIHIGFVMNKIDKADALESIELYNEIVEKMAAAE